From the genome of Streptacidiphilus rugosus AM-16, one region includes:
- the rpmA gene encoding 50S ribosomal protein L27 — protein MAHKKGASSTRNGRDSNAQRLGVKRYGGQVVNAGEIIVRQRGTHFHPGAGVGRGGDDTLFALEAGAVQFGTRRGRRVINIVPVA, from the coding sequence ATGGCTCACAAGAAGGGCGCAAGCTCTACCCGTAACGGTCGTGACTCGAACGCTCAGCGCCTGGGCGTGAAGCGTTACGGCGGCCAGGTCGTCAACGCCGGCGAGATCATCGTCCGCCAGCGCGGCACCCACTTCCACCCGGGTGCGGGCGTCGGCCGTGGCGGCGACGACACGCTGTTCGCGCTGGAGGCCGGTGCGGTGCAGTTCGGCACCCGTCGCGGTCGCCGCGTCATCAACATCGTCCCGGTCGCCTGA
- the rplU gene encoding 50S ribosomal protein L21, translated as MYAIVRSGGRQHKVAVGDVFEADKVDAKVGETVELSTILVVDGDAITSDPWVLAGVKVRAEVVDHHKGEKIRIQKYKNKTGYKKRMGHRQRHTALRVTSIDSAK; from the coding sequence GTGTACGCGATCGTGCGTAGCGGCGGACGGCAGCACAAGGTTGCCGTCGGCGATGTTTTTGAGGCTGACAAGGTCGACGCCAAGGTCGGCGAGACCGTTGAGCTCTCGACGATCCTGGTCGTCGACGGTGACGCCATCACCAGCGACCCGTGGGTCCTGGCGGGTGTGAAGGTCCGCGCCGAGGTGGTCGACCACCACAAGGGCGAGAAGATCCGCATCCAGAAGTACAAGAACAAGACCGGCTACAAGAAGCGTATGGGCCACCGTCAGCGCCACACCGCGCTTCGCGTGACCAGCATCGACTCGGCGAAGTAA
- a CDS encoding Rne/Rng family ribonuclease translates to MPEITNDNNEQSEQSEAQAAAPKAAPRRRRAASRPAGPPVNEAAEPAAGTPAAAEAAPAAEAPAAEPVKRVRRTRKKAEVAPEEPAAVETPAAEEPVAEPAAEAAEPTEAVEPRKRARRTRKKAEPVVETAAEEPATDSLALLGELDQVEQRVESGLLVAGTELEALVADLVARVSGALTVEAGSQLEQRLAALQQRAVQPAPAPVVETPAAAAVETPAETPAASEEPAPRGRRRAVRPATAVFQAPVFQAPQPVESAPAAERRAPAPAAAFAAPDESAAEAAPAAGRRRRRAEAPVTAAAAPEAVAEQAVEEAAEEQTAGRRRTRRRAAAPAAPTEPAVFEQVSGREPLPAEDEPAEDEAAEPAYGRRRRRRATSPAFVIAEGAEPVDVEAEAEDEDAVEAEAEEQPAEEGRPSRRRRRGGRRRRRGEGEDHEAAGSAEEAEGEESEAEDEEESDALGDALSASSRRRRRRRRRSGDAGGEVEGGEGDPERTVVKVREPRHRTHEAPFDPDEVQSIKGSTRLEAKKQRRREGREQGRRRVPIITEAEFLARREAVERVMVVRQTGERTQIGVLEDGVLVEHYVNKEQASSYVGNVYLGKVQNVLPSMEAAFVDIGKGRNAVLYAGEVNFSGLGLKNGPRRIESVLKSGQSVLVQVSKDPIGHKGARLTSQISLPGRYLVYVPEGSMTGISRKLPDTERARLKNILKKIVPDDAGVIVRTAAEGASEEELTRDVQRLQQQWEDIQKKASSGNAPTLLYGEPDMTVRVVRDIFNEDFTKVIVSGENAWSTIHEYVSSVAPDLTPRLQKWTSEVDVFATYRVDEQLMKALDRKVWLPSGGSLVIDKTEAMVVVDVNTGKFTGQGGNLEETVTRNNIEAAEEIVRQLRLRDLGGIIVIDFIDMVLESNRDLVLRRLLECLGRDRTKHQVAEVTSLGLVQMTRKRVGQGLLESFSETCVHCNGRGVIVHMEQTAPAPKGFAGPKPGVGGGQAQQGQPAEEGGSKRRRRGRGGDAQAETHETHEAHEHEHEEIELVSREPEAVAADDAAAAAPSAPVETAESVAAPVVDAAAQAEAEAMVESMIEAPATRGRTRRRAVRKATTTVGQEPAVVVIASETPAEAAVEVAEAVAEPVQTALPVAEAEPVEAESVESGAAEAEAEAPAPARKRAPRKTAAKKVAAKKTAAKKTTAKRATKKTAASEAATETAAE, encoded by the coding sequence ATGCCCGAGATCACCAATGACAACAACGAACAGAGCGAACAGAGCGAAGCACAGGCGGCGGCCCCCAAGGCCGCGCCGCGTCGCCGTCGCGCCGCCAGCCGTCCGGCCGGTCCGCCGGTGAACGAGGCGGCCGAGCCCGCCGCCGGGACGCCTGCCGCTGCCGAAGCCGCTCCCGCCGCCGAGGCCCCTGCCGCCGAGCCGGTCAAGCGTGTCCGGCGCACCCGGAAGAAGGCCGAGGTCGCTCCGGAGGAGCCGGCCGCCGTCGAGACCCCCGCCGCCGAGGAGCCGGTCGCCGAGCCCGCCGCGGAGGCCGCCGAGCCGACCGAGGCGGTCGAGCCGCGCAAGCGTGCCCGCCGTACCCGCAAGAAGGCCGAGCCCGTGGTCGAGACGGCCGCGGAGGAGCCCGCCACCGACAGCCTCGCGCTGCTCGGCGAACTGGACCAGGTCGAGCAGCGGGTCGAGTCCGGCCTGCTGGTCGCCGGAACGGAGCTGGAGGCGCTCGTCGCCGACCTGGTCGCCCGCGTCAGCGGCGCGCTCACGGTCGAGGCCGGCAGCCAGCTCGAGCAGCGCCTCGCCGCGCTCCAGCAGCGCGCCGTGCAGCCCGCCCCCGCGCCCGTCGTGGAGACGCCCGCCGCTGCCGCCGTCGAGACCCCCGCCGAGACGCCCGCCGCGTCCGAGGAGCCCGCTCCGCGCGGCCGCCGCCGCGCCGTGCGCCCGGCGACCGCCGTCTTCCAGGCGCCGGTGTTCCAGGCCCCGCAGCCGGTCGAGTCCGCGCCCGCCGCCGAGCGTCGCGCGCCCGCGCCTGCCGCCGCCTTCGCGGCCCCCGACGAGAGCGCCGCCGAGGCGGCCCCGGCCGCGGGGCGCCGTCGTCGCCGCGCCGAGGCCCCGGTCACCGCTGCCGCCGCCCCCGAGGCCGTCGCCGAGCAGGCCGTGGAGGAGGCCGCCGAGGAGCAGACGGCCGGCCGCCGCCGCACCCGCCGTCGTGCCGCCGCTCCGGCGGCGCCGACCGAGCCCGCCGTCTTCGAGCAGGTCTCGGGCCGCGAGCCGCTTCCGGCCGAGGACGAGCCGGCCGAGGACGAGGCCGCCGAGCCCGCCTACGGCCGCCGTCGTCGCCGTCGGGCCACCTCGCCCGCCTTCGTGATCGCCGAGGGCGCCGAGCCCGTCGACGTCGAGGCGGAGGCCGAGGACGAGGACGCGGTCGAGGCGGAGGCCGAGGAGCAGCCCGCCGAGGAGGGCCGTCCCTCCCGCCGTCGTCGCCGTGGCGGTCGTCGCCGCCGTCGTGGCGAGGGCGAGGACCACGAGGCCGCGGGTTCCGCCGAGGAGGCGGAGGGCGAGGAGTCCGAGGCCGAGGACGAGGAGGAGAGCGACGCCCTGGGCGACGCGCTGTCCGCGTCCAGCCGTCGGCGCCGTCGCCGTCGTCGCCGCAGCGGTGACGCGGGCGGCGAGGTGGAGGGCGGCGAGGGCGACCCGGAGCGCACGGTCGTCAAGGTGCGCGAGCCGCGCCATCGCACCCACGAGGCTCCGTTCGACCCGGACGAGGTCCAGTCGATCAAGGGCTCGACCCGTCTCGAGGCGAAGAAGCAGCGTCGCCGCGAGGGCCGTGAGCAGGGTCGCCGCCGCGTCCCGATCATCACCGAGGCCGAGTTCCTGGCGCGCCGCGAGGCCGTCGAGCGGGTCATGGTGGTCCGTCAGACCGGCGAGCGCACCCAGATCGGCGTGCTGGAGGACGGCGTCCTCGTCGAGCACTACGTCAACAAGGAGCAGGCCAGCTCCTACGTCGGCAACGTGTACCTGGGCAAGGTGCAGAACGTGCTGCCGTCGATGGAGGCCGCCTTCGTCGACATCGGCAAGGGCCGCAACGCGGTGCTCTACGCCGGTGAGGTCAACTTCTCCGGTCTCGGCCTGAAGAACGGTCCGCGCCGGATCGAGTCGGTGCTGAAGTCCGGGCAGTCGGTGCTGGTCCAGGTCTCCAAGGACCCGATCGGCCACAAGGGCGCCCGCCTCACCAGCCAGATCTCGCTGCCCGGCCGCTACCTGGTCTACGTGCCCGAGGGCTCGATGACCGGTATCAGCCGCAAGCTGCCCGACACCGAGCGGGCCCGCCTGAAGAACATCCTCAAGAAGATCGTCCCCGACGACGCGGGCGTCATCGTGCGCACCGCGGCCGAGGGGGCGTCCGAGGAGGAGCTGACCCGCGACGTCCAGCGACTGCAGCAGCAGTGGGAGGACATCCAGAAGAAGGCCAGCAGCGGCAACGCGCCGACCCTCCTGTACGGCGAGCCGGACATGACCGTCAGGGTCGTCCGCGACATCTTCAACGAGGACTTCACCAAGGTCATCGTCTCCGGCGAGAACGCCTGGTCGACGATCCACGAGTACGTCTCCTCGGTCGCCCCCGACCTGACGCCGCGGCTGCAGAAGTGGACCTCCGAGGTCGACGTCTTCGCCACCTACCGGGTCGACGAGCAGCTGATGAAGGCGCTGGACCGCAAGGTCTGGCTGCCCAGCGGCGGCTCGCTGGTGATCGACAAGACCGAGGCGATGGTCGTCGTCGACGTCAACACCGGCAAGTTCACCGGTCAGGGCGGCAACCTCGAGGAGACCGTCACCCGCAACAACATCGAGGCGGCGGAGGAGATCGTCCGTCAGCTGCGGCTGCGGGACCTCGGTGGCATCATCGTGATCGACTTCATCGACATGGTCCTGGAGTCCAACCGCGACCTGGTGCTGCGCCGCCTGCTGGAGTGCCTGGGCCGGGACCGGACCAAGCACCAGGTGGCCGAGGTGACCTCGCTGGGCCTGGTGCAGATGACCCGCAAGCGGGTCGGCCAGGGTCTGCTGGAGTCCTTCTCCGAGACCTGCGTCCACTGCAACGGCCGCGGCGTCATCGTGCACATGGAGCAGACGGCGCCCGCGCCGAAGGGCTTCGCCGGCCCCAAGCCGGGTGTCGGCGGCGGCCAGGCGCAGCAGGGCCAGCCGGCCGAGGAGGGCGGCAGCAAGCGCCGTCGTCGCGGTCGCGGCGGTGACGCCCAGGCGGAGACGCACGAGACCCACGAGGCGCACGAGCACGAGCACGAGGAGATCGAGCTGGTCTCCCGCGAGCCCGAGGCCGTCGCGGCGGACGACGCGGCCGCGGCCGCTCCTTCGGCGCCGGTCGAGACCGCGGAGTCGGTGGCGGCCCCGGTGGTCGACGCCGCGGCGCAGGCCGAGGCCGAGGCCATGGTCGAGTCGATGATCGAGGCCCCGGCCACGCGCGGCCGCACCCGCCGCCGCGCGGTGCGCAAGGCCACGACGACGGTCGGCCAGGAGCCCGCCGTGGTCGTCATCGCGAGCGAGACCCCGGCCGAGGCCGCCGTCGAGGTCGCGGAGGCCGTCGCCGAGCCGGTGCAGACCGCGCTCCCGGTGGCCGAGGCAGAGCCCGTCGAGGCTGAGTCCGTCGAGTCCGGAGCGGCCGAGGCGGAGGCCGAGGCTCCCGCCCCGGCGCGCAAGCGGGCTCCGCGCAAGACGGCCGCCAAGAAGGTCGCCGCGAAGAAGACCGCCGCCAAGAAGACGACGGCCAAGCGGGCGACCAAGAAGACGGCCGCCAGCGAGGCCGCGACCGAGACCGCCGCGGAGTAA
- a CDS encoding TIGR03936 family radical SAM-associated protein, with the protein MSALARRTPDGPPPAPAVQRIRLRYTKRGRLRFTSHRDFQRALERALRRSAVPMAYSAGFTPHPKISFMNAAPTGAASEAEYVELALAERREPELLRKQLDESLPPGLDVIDAVEAVGKDFMERLQASVWLLRLDGVESDAARNAVAAFLAADEVEVSRQTKNGLRTFDARGAVISLEVVDPQVDAGVLGLPESTTDIPAGRACAILRLVVRHATPAVRPDDVLSGLRATADLALPVPAGVTRLAQGPLDEETGAVTDPFASDRDAATALPSEAAEPQNA; encoded by the coding sequence CTGAGCGCACTGGCACGCCGCACGCCCGACGGTCCGCCGCCCGCACCCGCGGTCCAGCGGATCCGTCTCCGCTACACCAAGCGTGGTCGCCTCCGCTTCACCAGCCACCGCGACTTCCAGCGGGCCCTTGAGCGCGCCCTGCGCCGATCCGCCGTACCGATGGCGTACTCCGCCGGCTTCACCCCCCACCCCAAGATCAGCTTCATGAACGCCGCGCCCACCGGCGCCGCGAGTGAGGCCGAGTACGTGGAGCTGGCCCTCGCCGAGCGGCGCGAGCCCGAGCTGCTGCGCAAACAGCTCGACGAGTCGCTGCCGCCCGGCCTCGACGTGATCGACGCGGTCGAGGCCGTCGGCAAGGACTTCATGGAGCGGCTGCAGGCGTCCGTCTGGCTGCTCCGTCTGGACGGCGTCGAGTCCGACGCGGCCCGCAACGCCGTCGCGGCCTTCCTCGCAGCCGACGAGGTCGAGGTCTCGCGGCAGACCAAGAACGGTCTGCGCACGTTCGACGCGCGCGGCGCCGTGATCTCTCTCGAGGTCGTGGATCCGCAGGTGGACGCGGGTGTCCTCGGCCTACCGGAAAGTACGACCGATATCCCCGCAGGCCGCGCCTGTGCGATACTGCGGCTGGTTGTTCGGCACGCCACACCCGCCGTCCGACCCGACGACGTCCTCTCCGGTCTTCGTGCGACGGCCGACCTCGCGCTGCCGGTCCCCGCTGGGGTGACCAGGCTGGCGCAGGGGCCGCTCGACGAGGAGACCGGTGCGGTGACCGACCCGTTCGCGTCCGACCGCGACGCGGCCACGGCCCTCCCATCCGAGGCGGCCGAGCCGCAGAACGCGTAG
- a CDS encoding CGNR zinc finger domain-containing protein codes for MGDAPESLRLVQELVNTLDVESGVDGLEAFVGAGVDVERVRGFRELLREAGMAHAGLDVADVSLDLLNRQLACAPLVLSAHADGRVELVPAPGLNSTELLLASVAASIAAAGGDWLRLKACAAEDCRWLYYDRSPAGRGRWCSMAVCGSRAKMRAYRARGNVSAVTPTEYDR; via the coding sequence ATGGGAGACGCCCCGGAGTCGCTGCGGCTCGTGCAGGAGCTCGTCAACACGCTCGACGTCGAGAGCGGGGTGGACGGGCTGGAGGCCTTCGTGGGGGCCGGTGTCGACGTCGAGCGGGTGCGCGGGTTCCGCGAGCTGCTGCGCGAGGCGGGGATGGCGCACGCCGGTCTGGACGTCGCGGACGTGTCGCTCGATCTGCTCAACCGGCAGCTGGCGTGCGCTCCGCTGGTGCTCTCCGCCCACGCCGACGGACGCGTCGAGCTGGTACCCGCGCCGGGCCTGAACTCCACGGAGCTGTTGCTGGCCAGTGTGGCGGCGTCCATTGCCGCGGCGGGCGGCGACTGGCTGCGGCTGAAGGCCTGCGCGGCGGAGGACTGCCGCTGGCTCTACTACGACCGTTCGCCCGCCGGACGCGGCCGCTGGTGCAGCATGGCCGTCTGCGGAAGTCGCGCGAAGATGCGCGCCTATCGGGCACGGGGAAATGTTTCTGCGGTCACCCCGACCGAATATGATCGGTAA
- a CDS encoding VOC family protein, with protein sequence MIGTLQTYALDCPDPGALAAFYAELVGGKVEDDGGEWVELVGDFGTTLSFQRVADYRAPQWPSQDGPQQGHIDIGVTDLDAAQTQVLALGATLLEDWEGQKSWRVFADPAGHPFCLCAC encoded by the coding sequence ATGATCGGCACTCTGCAGACCTACGCCCTCGACTGTCCCGACCCCGGCGCACTCGCCGCCTTCTACGCCGAACTCGTCGGCGGCAAGGTCGAGGACGACGGCGGCGAGTGGGTCGAACTCGTCGGCGACTTCGGCACCACGCTCTCCTTCCAGCGGGTCGCCGACTACCGCGCGCCCCAGTGGCCGAGCCAGGACGGGCCGCAGCAGGGCCACATCGACATCGGCGTCACCGACCTCGACGCCGCCCAGACGCAGGTCCTCGCACTGGGCGCGACCCTGCTGGAGGACTGGGAGGGACAGAAGTCCTGGCGGGTCTTCGCCGACCCGGCCGGCCACCCGTTCTGCCTCTGCGCCTGCTGA
- a CDS encoding GDSL-type esterase/lipase family protein: MIGSATPVRRNRPLRLAVAALTTLFAVLGFGSGTGAAHAASGGAVVSMGDSYISGEAGRWQGNSDTVSGSRSGTDRAYVNGGYDPTVVYGPTYSSGCDRSDTAEVASAAGLPGARFNIACSGATTTNVLRAADGGQSYKGEAPQADQLAQIAANNAVRTVVLSIGGNDLGFSSVITACVEDYEVWYSYCHGTQQQNIAAALPGAMANVGRAIDSINAAMTADGYTAGSYRIILQSYPSPIPRSAENRYPESGWSRTDSGGCPFWNGDSDWARDTLIPEISSALRTEAQTKGVQFLDLQDAFQGHEVCAASAQLATSSQPPSPVASEWARFLTTGATQGTMQESFHPNAYGQRALGQCLSLIYAQPTGDFACDNTPGRDASGMTLTALP; this comes from the coding sequence ATGATTGGATCCGCCACACCCGTTCGACGGAACAGACCGCTGCGGCTCGCCGTCGCCGCGCTGACCACGCTTTTCGCCGTTCTCGGATTCGGCAGCGGCACGGGCGCCGCACACGCCGCCTCAGGAGGCGCCGTCGTCTCCATGGGCGACAGCTACATCTCCGGAGAAGCCGGTCGCTGGCAGGGCAACAGCGACACCGTCTCCGGCAGTCGCAGCGGCACCGACCGCGCCTACGTCAACGGCGGCTACGACCCCACCGTCGTCTACGGCCCGACCTACTCCAGCGGGTGCGACCGCTCGGACACGGCCGAGGTCGCCAGCGCCGCCGGACTCCCCGGAGCCCGCTTCAACATCGCCTGCTCCGGCGCCACCACGACGAACGTGCTGCGCGCGGCCGACGGCGGCCAGAGCTACAAGGGCGAGGCCCCGCAGGCCGACCAGCTCGCACAGATCGCCGCGAACAACGCCGTCAGGACGGTCGTGCTGTCCATCGGCGGCAACGACCTCGGCTTCTCCAGCGTGATCACCGCCTGCGTGGAGGACTACGAGGTCTGGTACAGCTACTGCCACGGCACCCAGCAGCAGAACATCGCCGCCGCGCTCCCCGGCGCGATGGCGAACGTCGGCAGGGCGATCGACTCGATCAACGCCGCGATGACCGCCGACGGCTACACGGCCGGCAGCTACCGGATCATCCTGCAGTCCTACCCCTCCCCCATCCCCCGCAGCGCCGAGAACCGCTACCCCGAGAGCGGCTGGAGCCGCACCGACAGCGGCGGCTGCCCCTTCTGGAACGGCGACTCCGACTGGGCCCGCGACACCCTCATCCCGGAGATCTCCTCCGCGCTGCGCACCGAGGCGCAGACCAAGGGCGTCCAGTTCCTCGACCTCCAGGACGCCTTCCAGGGCCACGAAGTGTGCGCCGCCTCCGCCCAGTTGGCGACCTCCTCGCAGCCGCCCTCCCCGGTCGCCAGCGAATGGGCCCGCTTCCTCACCACCGGCGCGACCCAGGGCACCATGCAGGAGTCCTTCCACCCCAACGCCTACGGCCAGCGTGCCCTCGGCCAGTGCCTCAGCCTCATCTACGCCCAGCCCACCGGCGACTTCGCCTGCGACAACACCCCGGGGCGTGACGCGTCCGGCATGACGCTGACCGCACTCCCGTGA
- a CDS encoding TIGR03960 family B12-binding radical SAM protein, whose protein sequence is MSVESVFPRLEALLPHVQKPIQYVGGELNSTVKDWDACDVRWALMYPDAYEVGLPNQGVMILYEVLNEREGVLAERTYSVWPDLEALMREHQVPQFTVDAHRPVKAFDVFGLSFSTELGYTNMLTALDLAGIPLLAADRTDEDPIVLAGGHAAFNPEPIADFLDAAVVGDGEQAVLDMTEIIRTWKAEGKPGGRDEVLLRLARTGGFYIPKFYDVEYLPDGRIARVVPNASGVPWRVSKHTVMDLDEWPYPKQPLVPLAETVHERMSVEIFRGCTRGCRFCQAGMITRPVRERSITGIGEMVERGLKATGFEEVGLLSLSSADHTEIAEVAKGLADRYEDDKVGLSLPSTRVDAFNIDLANELSRNGRRSGLTFAPEGGSERLRKVINKMVSEEDLIRTVATAYGNGWRQVKLYFMAGLPTETDEDVMQIAEMAKNVIAKGREVTGTNDIRCTVSIGGFVPKPHTPFQWAPQLGVEETDARLLKLRDAIRGDRKYGRNIGYRYHDGKPGLIEGLLSRGDRRVGAVIRAVYEDGGRFDGWREHFSYERWIRCAESAFAGTGVDVAWYTTRERQYEEVLPWDHLDSGLDKDWLWEDWQDALEEVEVDDCRWTPCFDCGVCPQLDTHIQIGPTGKKLLPLTVVGT, encoded by the coding sequence ATGTCTGTCGAGTCGGTCTTCCCGCGCCTGGAGGCCCTCCTCCCGCACGTCCAGAAGCCGATCCAGTACGTCGGCGGTGAGCTCAACTCCACCGTCAAGGACTGGGACGCCTGCGATGTCCGCTGGGCCCTCATGTACCCCGACGCCTACGAGGTCGGGCTGCCCAACCAGGGCGTCATGATCCTCTACGAGGTCCTCAACGAGCGCGAGGGCGTCCTGGCCGAGCGCACCTACAGCGTCTGGCCGGACCTGGAAGCGCTCATGCGCGAGCACCAGGTGCCGCAGTTCACCGTCGACGCCCACCGTCCGGTGAAGGCCTTCGACGTCTTCGGCCTGAGCTTCTCCACCGAGCTCGGCTACACCAACATGCTCACCGCGCTCGACCTGGCCGGCATCCCGCTGCTCGCCGCGGACCGCACCGACGAGGACCCGATCGTGCTCGCGGGCGGCCACGCCGCATTCAACCCCGAGCCGATCGCGGACTTCCTCGACGCCGCCGTCGTCGGCGACGGCGAGCAGGCCGTCCTCGACATGACGGAGATCATCCGCACCTGGAAGGCCGAGGGGAAGCCCGGCGGCCGCGACGAGGTGCTGCTGCGCCTGGCCCGCACCGGCGGCTTCTACATCCCGAAGTTCTACGACGTCGAGTACCTGCCGGACGGCCGCATCGCCCGCGTGGTGCCGAACGCCTCCGGCGTGCCGTGGCGCGTCTCCAAGCACACGGTGATGGACCTCGACGAGTGGCCCTACCCGAAGCAGCCGCTGGTGCCGCTCGCGGAGACGGTCCACGAGCGGATGTCCGTGGAGATCTTCCGCGGCTGCACCCGTGGCTGCCGCTTCTGCCAGGCGGGCATGATCACCCGTCCGGTCCGCGAGCGCTCCATCACCGGCATCGGCGAGATGGTCGAGCGGGGCCTGAAGGCCACCGGCTTCGAGGAGGTCGGCCTGCTCTCGCTCTCCTCGGCCGACCACACCGAGATCGCCGAGGTCGCCAAGGGCCTGGCCGACCGCTACGAGGACGACAAGGTCGGCCTTTCGCTGCCGTCGACCCGCGTGGACGCCTTCAACATCGACCTGGCCAACGAGCTCAGCCGCAACGGCCGCCGCTCCGGTCTGACCTTCGCCCCCGAGGGCGGCAGCGAGCGGCTGCGCAAGGTGATCAACAAGATGGTGTCCGAGGAGGACCTCATCCGCACGGTCGCCACCGCGTACGGCAACGGCTGGCGCCAGGTGAAGCTCTACTTCATGGCCGGCCTGCCGACCGAGACCGACGAAGACGTCATGCAGATCGCCGAGATGGCGAAGAACGTCATCGCCAAGGGCCGCGAGGTCACCGGCACCAACGACATCCGCTGCACCGTCTCCATCGGCGGCTTCGTGCCCAAGCCGCACACACCGTTCCAGTGGGCCCCGCAGCTGGGCGTCGAGGAGACAGACGCCCGCCTGCTCAAGCTCCGCGACGCCATCCGCGGCGACCGCAAGTACGGCCGCAACATCGGCTACCGCTACCACGACGGCAAGCCCGGCCTGATCGAGGGCCTCCTCTCCCGCGGCGACCGCCGCGTCGGCGCGGTCATCCGCGCGGTCTACGAGGACGGCGGCCGCTTCGACGGCTGGCGCGAGCACTTCTCCTACGAGCGCTGGATCCGCTGCGCCGAGTCGGCCTTCGCGGGCACCGGCGTCGACGTCGCCTGGTACACCACCCGCGAGCGCCAGTACGAGGAGGTCCTGCCCTGGGACCACCTGGACTCGGGCCTGGACAAGGACTGGCTCTGGGAGGACTGGCAGGACGCCCTGGAGGAGGTCGAGGTCGACGACTGCCGTTGGACCCCGTGCTTCGACTGCGGTGTCTGTCCTCAGCTCGACACCCATATCCAGATCGGCCCCACCGGCAAGAAGCTGCTGCCGCTGACCGTGGTCGGCACGTAG
- a CDS encoding adenosine deaminase, whose translation MPIPKAELHLHIEGTLEPELAFVLAHRNGVDLPYADPDQLRAAYAFSDLQSFLDLYYQLMDVLRTEQDFTELADAYLARAARDGVRHAEIFFDPQAHTSRGVELDAVVRGLDRALSSSLERHGVSTKLIMCFLRDLPEASALATFDACRPYFGDVIAGIGLDSAEVGHRPAKFATVYRRAKEAGLRRVAHAGEEGGPDYVREALDLLEVERIDHGIRALEDADLVKRLVAERIPLTVCPFSNVRLRCVDTLADHPLAAMLEAGLVATVNSDDPAYFGGYVEENFVGVRRALGLTDDQLRLLARNSFEASFLEDDEERRAALIAEVDAHRFA comes from the coding sequence GTGCCCATCCCCAAGGCGGAACTGCACCTGCACATCGAGGGGACGCTCGAGCCCGAGCTCGCCTTTGTCCTGGCCCACCGCAACGGCGTCGACCTCCCCTACGCCGACCCCGACCAGCTGCGGGCCGCGTACGCCTTCTCCGACCTGCAGTCCTTCCTGGACCTCTACTACCAGCTGATGGACGTGCTGCGGACGGAGCAGGACTTCACCGAGCTCGCCGACGCGTATCTGGCGCGGGCGGCGCGGGACGGGGTCCGGCATGCGGAGATCTTCTTCGATCCGCAGGCGCACACCTCGCGCGGGGTGGAGCTGGACGCGGTGGTGCGGGGGCTGGACCGGGCGCTGTCCAGCTCTCTGGAGCGGCACGGGGTCAGCACGAAGCTGATCATGTGCTTCCTGCGGGACCTTCCGGAGGCCTCCGCGCTGGCGACGTTCGACGCGTGCCGCCCGTACTTCGGCGATGTGATCGCGGGGATCGGCCTGGACTCGGCGGAGGTGGGCCACCGTCCGGCGAAGTTCGCGACGGTCTACCGCCGCGCGAAGGAGGCCGGCCTGCGGCGGGTCGCCCATGCGGGCGAGGAGGGCGGTCCCGACTACGTGCGCGAGGCGCTGGACCTGCTGGAGGTCGAACGGATCGACCACGGGATCCGCGCCCTGGAGGACGCGGACCTGGTGAAGCGCCTCGTGGCGGAGCGGATCCCGCTGACGGTCTGCCCCTTCTCGAACGTCCGGCTGCGCTGCGTCGACACGCTGGCGGACCACCCGCTGGCGGCGATGCTGGAGGCGGGCCTGGTGGCGACGGTGAACTCGGACGACCCCGCGTACTTCGGCGGGTACGTGGAGGAGAACTTCGTCGGGGTGCGCCGTGCTCTGGGTCTGACGGACGATCAACTGCGGCTGCTGGCACGCAACTCGTTCGAGGCGTCGTTCCTGGAGGACGACGAGGAGCGGCGGGCGGCGCTGATCGCCGAGGTCGACGCCCACCGCTTCGCGTAG
- a CDS encoding HAD family hydrolase, which produces MIKAVMFDFSGTLFRIEPVGEWWQATVDALGLDVPEAEAAACVDRLSALGALPGSPYGVVPQELAGLWRERDLDMVRHRAAYTGLTRAAELPDPRLVDALYERHLAPAAWRPYPDTAATLAELRRRGLPVAVVSNIGWDLRPVFRHHGVDELVDAYVLSFEQGVQKPDAAIFETACRELGHHPSDVLMVGDDLTADAGATALGCAFHPVDHRPVDERPAGLTPLLDLLD; this is translated from the coding sequence ATGATCAAAGCGGTGATGTTCGACTTCTCCGGCACCCTCTTCCGGATCGAACCGGTCGGGGAATGGTGGCAGGCCACCGTCGACGCGCTGGGCCTCGACGTGCCCGAGGCGGAGGCCGCCGCGTGCGTGGACCGGCTGTCCGCACTCGGCGCGCTGCCCGGCAGCCCCTACGGCGTCGTCCCGCAGGAGCTCGCCGGGCTCTGGCGGGAGCGCGACCTCGACATGGTCCGCCACCGCGCCGCCTACACCGGCCTCACCCGGGCCGCGGAGCTCCCCGACCCGCGCCTCGTCGACGCCCTCTACGAACGCCATCTGGCCCCCGCCGCCTGGCGCCCCTACCCGGACACCGCCGCCACCCTCGCCGAACTCCGCCGCCGCGGCCTGCCGGTGGCCGTCGTCAGCAACATCGGCTGGGACCTGCGCCCGGTCTTCCGCCACCACGGCGTCGACGAACTCGTCGACGCCTACGTCCTCTCCTTCGAGCAGGGCGTGCAGAAGCCGGACGCCGCCATCTTCGAGACGGCCTGCCGCGAACTGGGCCACCACCCCTCCGACGTCCTCATGGTCGGCGACGACCTCACCGCCGACGCCGGCGCGACGGCGCTCGGCTGCGCCTTCCATCCCGTCGACCACCGGCCGGTCGACGAGCGACCGGCCGGGCTCACACCGCTGCTGGACCTGCTGGACTGA